The following proteins are co-located in the Microcystis wesenbergii NRERC-220 genome:
- the thiD gene encoding bifunctional hydroxymethylpyrimidine kinase/phosphomethylpyrimidine kinase, protein MTAIALTIAGSDSGGGAGIQADLKTFAFHRVHGTSALTCVTAQNTLGVERVESLSPEMVTAQIDAVVRDFAVSAVKTGMLFSSEIIEAVAEAIERWRLTSLVVDPVMVSRVGAKLIDDRAVDSLLDSLIPLASIITPNRYEAQLLSGIEINDFEAMKAAAAIIFQKSATPVLVKGGGMKGRLRGVDICFDGQEWETFKTRSVETNNTHGTGCTLSSAIAANLALGDDLKMAVKKAKDYVTNALDHSLAIGHGTGPVGHFYPLKALN, encoded by the coding sequence ATGACTGCCATTGCCCTCACCATCGCCGGTTCCGATAGTGGTGGCGGCGCGGGAATTCAAGCGGATTTGAAAACCTTCGCCTTCCACCGAGTTCACGGCACCAGCGCCCTTACCTGCGTTACCGCCCAAAATACCCTGGGGGTCGAGCGCGTCGAGTCCCTAAGTCCGGAAATGGTAACGGCCCAAATCGATGCCGTGGTCAGGGATTTCGCAGTGTCAGCGGTCAAGACGGGAATGCTGTTTAGTAGCGAGATTATCGAAGCAGTGGCCGAGGCGATCGAGCGCTGGCGTTTGACCAGTTTAGTGGTGGATCCGGTTATGGTTTCGCGGGTAGGAGCCAAATTAATTGATGATCGGGCTGTAGATAGTCTTTTGGATAGTTTAATTCCTCTGGCTTCGATTATTACCCCTAATCGTTACGAAGCACAGCTTTTAAGTGGCATCGAGATCAATGATTTTGAGGCGATGAAAGCGGCCGCCGCAATTATTTTCCAGAAGTCGGCCACACCGGTATTAGTGAAAGGTGGCGGCATGAAAGGTCGGCTGCGTGGGGTTGATATCTGCTTTGATGGGCAAGAATGGGAAACTTTTAAGACCAGAAGCGTCGAAACCAATAACACTCACGGGACTGGTTGTACCCTATCGTCGGCGATCGCCGCTAACCTTGCTTTGGGTGATGACCTGAAAATGGCGGTGAAAAAAGCCAAGGATTACGTTACTAACGCCCTCGATCATTCCCTCGCCATCGGTCACGGAACCGGTCCAGTGGGCCATTTTTACCCCTTAAAAGCCCTAAATTAG
- a CDS encoding bZIP transcription factor — MTTTPRLSPQVPQSCTGRPSVPLSVYRELVKELQATQARAESLEAQNQQLVKSNRQLRQEIETVVAQGRRLEKVVESFERNPVEEPSFLIPVRPRLVTPPSPSLPVKKEVSVTPPITLTASKQQLPKNIWLLVGLIIVVVLTSGLGAFWLVSASRNAGSTD; from the coding sequence ATGACCACTACGCCGCGTCTTTCCCCCCAAGTACCCCAGAGTTGCACCGGTCGCCCCTCGGTTCCCCTCTCGGTCTATCGAGAATTAGTCAAAGAATTGCAGGCCACTCAGGCACGGGCGGAATCTCTAGAAGCACAAAACCAGCAACTTGTCAAGAGTAATCGGCAATTACGTCAGGAAATCGAGACAGTAGTTGCTCAGGGAAGAAGATTAGAAAAAGTGGTAGAGAGTTTCGAGAGGAATCCCGTCGAGGAACCCTCCTTCCTGATCCCGGTTCGTCCCCGTCTGGTTACACCCCCTTCTCCTTCGCTGCCGGTTAAGAAAGAAGTCTCAGTCACCCCTCCCATCACCCTTACTGCTTCAAAACAGCAATTACCTAAAAATATTTGGTTACTGGTCGGGTTAATTATTGTCGTGGTTCTTACCTCTGGTTTAGGGGCTTTTTGGCTGGTTTCTGCCTCTAGAAACGCGGGTTCGACCGACTGA
- a CDS encoding ABC transporter permease subunit (The N-terminal region of this protein, as described by TIGR01726, is a three transmembrane segment that identifies a subfamily of ABC transporter permease subunits, which specificities that include histidine, arginine, glutamine, glutamate, L-cystine (sic), the opines (in Agrobacterium) octopine and nopaline, etc.), whose translation MIKFWRGRVVQRVIFALLGLVLALGLSVIPAFSQTPPNPFRVATEATFPPFEFQQGGQLTGFDIDLMRAIGKEADLNIDFRNLPFDGIIPALQARTVEAAISGMTITAERAQAISFSRPYFKAGLAIAVREDNQTIKNFEDLKGKRIAVQIGTTGALEATKIPGATVSQFDSAALALQELINGRVDAVVNDKPVTLYAIKQAGLRGVKVVGELLTEEFYGIALPKNSPYLQLINDALGRVIESGRYDAIFRQWFGEKPPELPLVAPALKNLQESSFNWGELFYNLIVKGVPWTILLTVLSFLFGLIGGTLVAIALISPYKWLKTICRIYVDFFRGTPMLVQLFLIYFGLPGLFREIGLNIDLDRLPAALFALSLNVAAYLAEIMRGGIQSIDNGQWEACSSLGMSPVQTMREVIFPQAFRRMLPPLGNEFITLIKDTSLAAVIGFEELFRQGQLMVATTYKAFEIYIAVALVYLVLTTLSSLVFKRLEIYMDPLHKSKQEQKA comes from the coding sequence ATGATTAAATTTTGGCGAGGGCGGGTGGTGCAGAGAGTCATCTTTGCCTTGTTAGGATTAGTCTTGGCGCTCGGATTAAGTGTTATTCCGGCTTTTTCTCAGACCCCTCCTAATCCTTTTCGAGTCGCCACAGAAGCGACTTTTCCGCCCTTTGAATTTCAACAAGGGGGACAATTAACCGGGTTTGATATCGATTTAATGCGAGCGATTGGCAAAGAAGCCGATCTCAATATTGACTTTAGAAATTTACCCTTTGATGGCATTATTCCGGCTCTACAAGCGAGAACAGTGGAAGCCGCTATTAGTGGTATGACCATCACCGCCGAACGCGCCCAAGCGATTTCTTTTTCTCGACCTTATTTTAAGGCTGGTTTAGCGATCGCTGTTCGGGAAGATAATCAGACGATTAAAAATTTTGAAGACTTAAAAGGCAAAAGAATTGCCGTCCAAATTGGCACTACGGGAGCCTTAGAAGCGACAAAAATACCGGGGGCAACAGTTAGTCAATTTGACTCGGCGGCTTTAGCTTTGCAGGAATTAATTAATGGTCGAGTTGATGCGGTAGTTAACGATAAACCCGTGACTTTGTATGCAATTAAACAAGCGGGTTTACGGGGAGTAAAAGTGGTCGGAGAATTATTAACGGAGGAATTCTACGGGATTGCTTTACCCAAAAATTCCCCCTATCTCCAGTTAATTAATGATGCTCTCGGTCGAGTCATAGAAAGTGGTCGGTACGATGCTATTTTTCGGCAATGGTTTGGAGAAAAACCGCCAGAATTACCTTTAGTTGCCCCAGCTTTAAAGAATTTACAGGAATCGAGTTTTAACTGGGGAGAATTATTCTATAACCTGATTGTTAAAGGGGTTCCTTGGACAATTCTGTTAACGGTTCTGTCTTTTCTGTTCGGGTTAATTGGTGGAACTTTAGTGGCCATTGCCCTGATTTCTCCCTACAAATGGTTAAAAACAATTTGCCGCATCTATGTGGATTTCTTTCGGGGAACACCGATGCTGGTGCAATTATTCTTGATCTATTTTGGTTTGCCCGGGTTGTTCCGAGAAATTGGCTTAAATATCGACTTAGATCGTTTACCAGCAGCCCTATTTGCCCTAAGTTTAAATGTGGCGGCCTATTTAGCTGAAATTATGCGCGGCGGTATTCAATCGATCGATAATGGTCAATGGGAAGCTTGTTCTAGTTTAGGAATGTCCCCGGTGCAAACCATGCGCGAGGTGATTTTTCCCCAAGCGTTTCGCCGGATGTTGCCACCGTTGGGGAATGAATTTATCACCCTAATTAAAGATACCAGTTTAGCGGCAGTAATCGGTTTTGAAGAATTATTCCGGCAAGGTCAATTAATGGTAGCCACTACCTATAAAGCTTTCGAGATTTATATCGCTGTTGCTTTAGTTTATTTGGTTTTAACTACCCTTTCCTCTCTGGTATTTAAGCGCTTAGAGATTTATATGGATCCCCTACATAAATCTAAACAGGAACAGAAAGCCTAG
- a CDS encoding amino acid ABC transporter ATP-binding protein, with protein sequence MTTTTPVIVTEGLRKSYGSLEVLKGVTGTLYQGDVVSVIGPSGCGKSTFLRCLNRLETINGGRLEVMGIDISSPKLNQSVLRNLRSRVSMVFQHFNLFPHLTVLQNLMLAPKQVLHHSENEAKDTAIHYLEKVGLAAKADVYPDQLSGGQKQRVAIARSLCMKPEVILFDEPTSALDPELVGEVLNVMRQLADEGMTMVVVTHEMQFAKEVSNKVLFFNQGVIEEAGAPDTFFNNPHSERLQAFLSRINSN encoded by the coding sequence ATGACCACTACCACCCCTGTGATTGTCACTGAAGGTTTACGCAAAAGTTACGGCTCTTTAGAGGTACTTAAAGGAGTTACAGGCACTCTTTATCAAGGGGATGTGGTATCGGTAATCGGTCCCTCTGGCTGCGGTAAAAGTACCTTTTTACGCTGTCTCAATCGTTTGGAAACAATTAACGGCGGCCGCTTGGAGGTGATGGGGATTGACATCTCTTCCCCGAAGTTAAATCAATCGGTCCTCCGCAACTTACGCAGCCGGGTAAGTATGGTGTTTCAACACTTTAATCTTTTTCCCCATCTCACCGTTTTGCAAAACTTGATGTTAGCTCCCAAGCAAGTGTTACACCACTCGGAAAATGAGGCTAAAGATACGGCAATTCATTATCTGGAAAAGGTGGGATTAGCCGCAAAAGCCGATGTTTATCCCGACCAATTATCGGGAGGACAAAAACAACGGGTGGCGATCGCTCGCAGTCTCTGCATGAAACCAGAGGTGATTTTATTTGATGAACCCACTTCGGCCCTGGATCCGGAATTAGTCGGGGAAGTGTTAAACGTTATGCGTCAATTGGCCGATGAGGGGATGACTATGGTAGTCGTCACCCACGAAATGCAGTTCGCTAAGGAAGTCTCTAACAAGGTTTTGTTCTTTAATCAAGGTGTGATCGAAGAAGCAGGCGCTCCCGACACCTTCTTTAATAATCCCCACAGCGAGCGCCTACAAGCCTTTTTAAGTCGTATCAATAGTAACTAG
- the ycf46 gene encoding stress-responsive protein Ycf46 translates to MKEELEILVKAQYPLIYLVTSEEERAEEAISKIAQLNTQHRRVFVWTVTHGMIEQGQPRQTSQHNTVSPEAAIEWVVRQREAGIYIFKDLHPFITSAPVTRWLRDAIASFKGTEKIIILMSPLQEVPIELEKDVVVLDFPLPDMGELDTVLSQHLGKNQNRRTTTEVREKLLKAALGLTKDEAEKVYRKAHVKANKLTEDEVEIVLSEKKQLIRRNGILEYVEEDETINAVGGLEELKKWLKQRSNAFTERARGYGLPQPKGMLILGVPGCGKSLIAKTTSRLWSLPLLRLDMGRVYDGSMVGRSEANLRNALKTAESISPAILFIDELDKAFAGGTGSADSDGGTSSRIFGSFLTWMQEKTSPVFVMATANRIERLPGEFLRKGRFDEIFFVDLPNSEERQDIFNIHLTKRRSDISRFDLEQLAKVSDGFSGAEIEQALIAAMYEAFAQDREFTQLDIIAAIKATLPLSRTMTEQVTALRDWARQRARPASASVAEYQRLEF, encoded by the coding sequence ATGAAAGAAGAGCTAGAAATTCTCGTCAAGGCTCAGTACCCCCTGATTTACCTCGTCACCTCCGAGGAGGAAAGGGCGGAAGAAGCCATCAGCAAAATAGCCCAACTAAATACACAACATCGACGGGTGTTTGTCTGGACTGTCACCCACGGCATGATCGAACAGGGTCAACCGCGCCAAACCAGTCAACATAATACCGTATCTCCAGAAGCGGCGATCGAATGGGTAGTGCGTCAACGGGAAGCGGGCATCTACATCTTCAAAGACCTGCATCCGTTCATCACTTCCGCCCCGGTCACTCGCTGGTTAAGAGATGCAATCGCCAGCTTTAAAGGAACCGAAAAAATCATTATTTTAATGTCTCCCCTGCAAGAAGTCCCCATAGAACTAGAGAAAGACGTAGTAGTTCTAGATTTTCCCCTGCCGGACATGGGAGAGTTAGATACGGTTCTCTCGCAACACCTAGGCAAAAATCAAAATCGCCGTACCACCACAGAGGTCCGGGAAAAACTCCTGAAAGCGGCCTTGGGCTTAACCAAAGATGAAGCCGAAAAAGTTTACCGCAAAGCCCATGTAAAAGCGAACAAATTGACGGAAGACGAGGTAGAAATCGTCCTTTCCGAGAAAAAACAACTGATTCGCCGCAACGGAATTTTAGAATACGTTGAAGAAGACGAGACCATCAATGCCGTCGGCGGTCTGGAAGAATTAAAAAAATGGTTAAAACAGCGCTCGAACGCGTTTACAGAAAGAGCCAGAGGCTACGGACTCCCCCAACCGAAAGGGATGCTAATTTTAGGAGTACCCGGCTGTGGTAAGTCCTTAATCGCTAAAACCACCTCGCGTCTCTGGAGTTTACCGCTCCTGCGCTTAGATATGGGACGGGTTTACGATGGTTCCATGGTGGGACGGTCCGAGGCTAACCTGCGTAATGCCTTAAAAACTGCCGAATCCATCTCTCCGGCGATTCTTTTCATCGATGAATTAGATAAAGCTTTTGCCGGTGGCACAGGATCCGCCGATTCCGATGGGGGAACCTCTAGCCGCATCTTCGGCTCCTTCCTGACTTGGATGCAGGAAAAAACCTCGCCCGTCTTCGTTATGGCCACAGCTAACCGGATTGAACGGCTACCGGGGGAATTTCTCCGCAAGGGGCGCTTCGATGAAATCTTCTTTGTCGATTTGCCCAATTCCGAAGAAAGACAAGATATCTTTAATATTCACCTGACTAAACGACGCTCCGACATTTCTCGCTTCGATTTGGAGCAGTTAGCCAAGGTATCCGATGGGTTTTCCGGTGCGGAAATAGAACAGGCGCTGATTGCCGCCATGTATGAGGCCTTCGCCCAAGATCGCGAATTCACGCAATTGGACATTATTGCGGCGATTAAGGCGACTCTGCCCCTATCTCGCACCATGACCGAACAGGTAACTGCCCTGCGTGATTGGGCCAGACAACGCGCCCGACCTGCTTCGGCCTCCGTCGCTGAGTACCAGCGATTGGAGTTCTAA